AAATACTCCAACTGATTCGGAAACAGAAGTGCGGCGTTCATCTGAAGTAACTGAGATTGACCGTTAATATAATTGAAGTTGGTATAAGAGATGAACAGGTGGTTCTGCTCCATGAACAGCACCTGATTATTGATTTTGTCACGGTAGAATAAGTCATCTGAGCTGAGCCATGCCACATAATCTCCAGTTGCATGCAAGATGCCGTGATTCAGTGCGGAGGCGGTTCCTCCGTTGCTTTTTCCCAAATAATGAATTCGCGGAAAATACGGTCTTATCAGTTCTGAATGAACGGTCGAGCCGTCATCAACGACAATGATCTCGTAAGGCTCCCAAGACTGTGATAGCACACTTTGTAAAGCATGCTCTATATAAGGGCAGTTATAAAAAGGAATCACTACCGATACTTTCGGTCTCATAACATCCGTCCTTCCCAGTTCGCACGGCAATAGTCCAAAATATCTGTTAAGGACTGACTAAACTCAATTTCTGGCTTCCAGCCCAGGGAAGATACATCTTCCTCCGGTGTTGCCGAAGCATCTGAAGGGATTAGTCTATCCCCCGCCACTCCGTTTTCTAGAATAGAGGGTGCAGCTAGTTCTGGTCCCCAGTCCATTGGAACCGAAGTTGTGGAAAGGCTTATCAGTTGCTCCGAGATATCTCCAAGTGGCCGCTGTATTCCTGAATCAATTCGATAGATGGTTCCATTGGTACCTTCGCGCAATATAAGGTCATAAGCTCTTACAGCATCGCGTACATCCAAAAAATCACGTAAGGCATAGCGAGAGGAAAGTTTAAAGGGAGGGATTTCTTCGCCTGCATACACTTCACTACGAACAATATGCTGTGCCAATAATGAGCAGAAGCCGGTAGAAGGACCGGGACCGATCAGGTTGCAGGGCTCAGCCAGTAGAACGGGCTGTTTAAACAAGGTGCCCCAAGCTAGGGACACCAGCTCTTCTATTGTTTTGCTAAGGCTATATGGATGTGGTGGTCCTGCCACCACACCCGGTTTGAATTTAAGCCGTGAGCCTGCTACAAGAATCCGACTGGCAGGTAAACTTCGCATCGCCTCTAGCAAATATAACGTAGCCATCACATTCGTCTCCATAAAGAGCAAAGGGTTGCGCCAAGACTCGGGCACCGAATTGTTTCCTGCCAAATGAAGGACAGCCTCCGGTGAAGTTTCCTTGATCATCTCAGCTACGGCCTTCCGATTGCTTAAATCACAGTGATAAACCTTTACTCCTTCTGGAAACACAGCGGAAGCCAGGACACCCGCTGTTGATGACGGACGTACCACAGCGGTAACCTCAGCGCCTCCTGCCGAGAACAAATGAACAGCATGTCGACCGGTGAATCCGGCCGCCCCGGTGATTAGTAGTTTTTGCCCTTTCATGGGGACATCTCTGACTGTTTCATCCAGTCAGCCAGTTCTTGCAGCATCAGGGGGTACGAAGGCAACGGAAAGTTAACATCCGTTCTTGTATTCACTAATGTACGATCTTGGACATGTTCATCCTCAGGAATGATTTCCACATCCTCTTTATGAAAAGCAGCCTGAATATACTGAAGCAGCTCATACTTGCTCACCGGCTTCGGATGCGCTAAATGGATCAGCCCCGATACCGTGGAATCCAGCAGTGTATCTACTGCTTTGGCTAATTGGAGTGTAGTGACCCCATTCCACATCACCCGGCGGTATCCTGACACTTGACCACTCTGTGACAGGAACCAATCCATCAGACCAATACCGCCTGAACGGATTTCCGGACCAATAATCGAAGTGCGGATTGTAAGATGTCCAGGTTGCCGCACCTCGCCAAGACTTTTTGAAATCGCATAAGATGACGTGCCATCAGGTACATCCTCTTCTGTGTACCCCCCGCGTGTTCCTTCAAACACGCAGTCGGTACTGATATGAATAAGTCTTGCGTGAACAGCTTCCGCCATTCGCCACAAGTGGTGAGGAAGAAATCCATTCACGTGGTAAGCTCCAATTCTGTCACGTTCTGCGAATTGATTGAGTACCCCCATCGCATTAATGATGCAATGAGGGGAGACGATATCGACCAGCTTCTCTACTCCGGCTATATCGTTCGCATCTACATACAGCCCGCCAAGATCGCTCTTATCCCGGGTTGTATGGAAGACGTGATGCTTGCCCTGGCGGCGAAAATAATCCGCCAGCATATGCCCCGCCATACCGTTTCCACCAAGGATAAGCAGCTTCATTGCAGAAACCCTCCCCGAATCAGGATGCTTTTGATCTCTTCCTGATCCATTAGATTTGTCTCTGAACTGAAGCTATTAAAGGAGACATGAGGATAAGCGCTATAATGTGCCTTTAATTCCGGCATGTTCAGCGTAGGGAGAATTACTAGATACTGTTCATCGTAGACGACAGTGGTTAAGCTTTCGAAATCACTCATTAGAATCTCGTGTATTTTCTCCCCAGGACGAATTCCGGTCTCAACAATACTTACATTGGACTCTCCAGAGGCTTCGATTAACACCTCTGCCAAATCGATAATCCGGCAGGTCGGCATCGTCATGACAAAGATTTCTCCACCTAAGCTAACCTCAGAGGCTTTAAATAACAAGGTTATCGCATCGCGTAATGTGAAAAAGAAGCGGGTCATTTTCATATCAGTAATGCGTACCTGTCCCTTGTCCTTGATCTGCTTCATGAACAAGTGCACTACGCTGCCGTTCGTTCCGAGCACATTACCTCCACGCACGGTTACAAAACGGGTGTTTGAGCCAATTAGGTTGGCGTAGACGAACAATTTTTCCCCAATCGCTTTGGTCATCCCATAGAAGTTCGACGGGTTCGCTGCCTTATCAGTAGAGATGTAAATGGCTTTCTCAACACCATTCACAATGGCAGCTTCAATCACATTCTGGGTACCGACTACATTGGTTTTAAGTGCTTCATAGGGCTGATCTTCACAGACCGGAACATGCTTAAGTGCCGCCAAATGGAAGATGTAATCCACGCCGCGGCAGGCGGCGATCAGCGCATCCTTGTCACGGATATCGCCAATGATAAAACTGAGACGGTGATCCTCGAACTCCCGGCTCATTGCCACTTGTGCAGATTCGCTGCGGGAGAATACGATGATTTCCTTAGGATTTTGAGGCAGAAGTTGCCTAATCAGTTCATGCCCCCAGGAACCGGTGCCGCCTGTGACCACAATCCGTTTATTATTGAACATGCAGGTTCCCTCCAAGCAAAAATTTAACTACCTTTACCGAAACATCCGGAGTCAAGTAACCTTCCGGAGCCACCCAATCCCGGCGAAGCGCCGTCATCAGCTTGACGCTGCGCAGAATATTGTTCTGATCTACACCTGACACCACATTACTTCCGCAATCCACCGTTTCTGGACGCTCCGTTGTTCTGCGAATCGTCACGGTTGGCACTTTCATCAAGCAGCATTCCTCCTGTACGGTCCCGCTGTCGGTGATGGCACACAAGGCATGCTGTTCCAAATAAACAAAATCAAAAAATCCGAAGGGCTCATGAAATTCAACGAGAGGGTTCATTGGAAGAGAGAATTGCTCGGTTAGTTTGGAGCGAGTGCGAGGATGAATGCTGCATATTAAACGAATTCCAAAATGCTCAGCCACAGCGTTAAGACCTGACATAATTTGTACAAGGGACTCTGGATCATCTACATTCTCTGCACGGTGTGCTGTTACAAGGAAATACTGCCCTGAGGTAAGCTTCAGCTGCTCCAGAATGCTGCTAGACTGGATCCTTGCTTCAAAATGAGTCATGACCTCATGAATCGGATTTCCAGTTAACACAATACGTCTGCTAGGGAAGCCTTCGCTAATTAGATGTCTTTTACTCTGCTGTGTATATGGCATATTAATGGTTGAAACGGCATCTATGACACGGCGGTTTTTCTCTTCGG
This Paenibacillus sp. FSL R5-0345 DNA region includes the following protein-coding sequences:
- a CDS encoding dTDP-4-dehydrorhamnose reductase family protein, coding for MKLLILGGNGMAGHMLADYFRRQGKHHVFHTTRDKSDLGGLYVDANDIAGVEKLVDIVSPHCIINAMGVLNQFAERDRIGAYHVNGFLPHHLWRMAEAVHARLIHISTDCVFEGTRGGYTEEDVPDGTSSYAISKSLGEVRQPGHLTIRTSIIGPEIRSGGIGLMDWFLSQSGQVSGYRRVMWNGVTTLQLAKAVDTLLDSTVSGLIHLAHPKPVSKYELLQYIQAAFHKEDVEIIPEDEHVQDRTLVNTRTDVNFPLPSYPLMLQELADWMKQSEMSP
- a CDS encoding polysaccharide biosynthesis protein, which translates into the protein MFNNKRIVVTGGTGSWGHELIRQLLPQNPKEIIVFSRSESAQVAMSREFEDHRLSFIIGDIRDKDALIAACRGVDYIFHLAALKHVPVCEDQPYEALKTNVVGTQNVIEAAIVNGVEKAIYISTDKAANPSNFYGMTKAIGEKLFVYANLIGSNTRFVTVRGGNVLGTNGSVVHLFMKQIKDKGQVRITDMKMTRFFFTLRDAITLLFKASEVSLGGEIFVMTMPTCRIIDLAEVLIEASGESNVSIVETGIRPGEKIHEILMSDFESLTTVVYDEQYLVILPTLNMPELKAHYSAYPHVSFNSFSSETNLMDQEEIKSILIRGGFLQ
- the wecB gene encoding non-hydrolyzing UDP-N-acetylglucosamine 2-epimerase, whose amino-acid sequence is MKIMTILGTRPEIIRLSVIIPLLDEHAERHILVHTGQNFTASLSGIFFAELGLRAPDYVLQDKQAGLGGQLAAMFGGLESILQKEQPDRVLLLGDTNSALCAILAERMGIPVVHMEAGNRCYDLKVPEEKNRRVIDAVSTINMPYTQQSKRHLISEGFPSRRIVLTGNPIHEVMTHFEARIQSSSILEQLKLTSGQYFLVTAHRAENVDDPESLVQIMSGLNAVAEHFGIRLICSIHPRTRSKLTEQFSLPMNPLVEFHEPFGFFDFVYLEQHALCAITDSGTVQEECCLMKVPTVTIRRTTERPETVDCGSNVVSGVDQNNILRSVKLMTALRRDWVAPEGYLTPDVSVKVVKFLLGGNLHVQ
- a CDS encoding NAD-dependent epimerase/dehydratase family protein, which encodes MKGQKLLITGAAGFTGRHAVHLFSAGGAEVTAVVRPSSTAGVLASAVFPEGVKVYHCDLSNRKAVAEMIKETSPEAVLHLAGNNSVPESWRNPLLFMETNVMATLYLLEAMRSLPASRILVAGSRLKFKPGVVAGPPHPYSLSKTIEELVSLAWGTLFKQPVLLAEPCNLIGPGPSTGFCSLLAQHIVRSEVYAGEEIPPFKLSSRYALRDFLDVRDAVRAYDLILREGTNGTIYRIDSGIQRPLGDISEQLISLSTTSVPMDWGPELAAPSILENGVAGDRLIPSDASATPEEDVSSLGWKPEIEFSQSLTDILDYCRANWEGRML
- a CDS encoding glycosyltransferase; translated protein: MRPKVSVVIPFYNCPYIEHALQSVLSQSWEPYEIIVVDDGSTVHSELIRPYFPRIHYLGKSNGGTASALNHGILHATGDYVAWLSSDDLFYRDKINNQVLFMEQNHLFISYTNFNYINGQSQLLQMNAALLFPNQLEYLRCFLHGNPINGCTVMFKREVFGAIGLFNESLPYTHDYDLWYRAILNGYAPAMLNQSLTAYRNHEGMGTLKYYDVIMAEAAATNARYKAPLQHLISSMGG